The region AGGCGGCTTTATATCTCTACATGTCAGGAGGAGCTCAGGTTATTATACTTATATATGTACAATCCATCTAGGAGCTGTAAATCTGCTGATAAGAACCAGTAGTGACTATGGGAATAGATAGCAGGACTGGTCACTGGGTCGTCCTCGCCTGTCACTAATGCTGGATTTACGCTGCCCCACTATCCTAGGAACACGATAATAATGGTGCCGTGTAAATGAGCTGCCAAccatcatcattctcggcagcacatcatcacgTGTAACCATGCTGCCGAGAATCATGGCGACCTGTGCGCGCTAAATGAAAGATTACAGATCTATTTCAGGTCGTTCTATGCGCATATTAAATTGggctcctgcaaatctttttgttcAGCTCTCTGAGTAATACTGTATATTCCCTCTCTAATGTTACTACAGGACCAGGCAGAACTTTATCCGGCGCCATTGGAAGGTGCTGCCATATTGGTTTTTACCCAGAGAACACATCAAGCCGAATTGATGCACTGTGCTACAGGGTTAGTCCCTAGAGAATAGGCGATGGAGGACTGATCCCTAGGGGTCTGATCACTGAGAACCCCACCCATCCCGAAAACCACAAGAACAGGGCTAAGCCCTTTAGTCCTAGTGCGGAGCCTGCGGTGGTTCTCCCTTTGTACCTCTATACAAGGCACTGACATCGTGAACGAGCTTACACTTGTCCGGTGATAGTGGTATAAGATGTGGGGGAGGGGCTGTGACAACCTTTAGTCGATATGAAAAGATAAAGGTTGTCACCGATATAAACACAGttaagtccagaaatatttggacggtGACACAAATGTTGGCATTTTACCCATTTATCAAAACTTATTCCAGACCCAGTTCTATAATCAGTCTGAGCTTAATGTAAACATGGAACAaatggtgcaataataataataataataaagtgccaGCTCTAAGCTTTAATTTGAAGATATTAACATCCTAATTTGaggaagggtttaggaattacagctttaatatgtagctgcctatATTTAAAAGGAGCAAAGGTAATTGGATATCTATAtcaaaagctctttaatgagcATCATGGGTTATTCCTTCATTAATCAatcatcaattaagcagataaaatgtCTGGTtatgattccaggtgtggcatttgcatttggaaactgttgctgtgaacccacaacatgagaTCAGAGGAGCTCTCATTGGGAGAGAAACgcaccatcattaggctgaaaaaaaagtAATCCATGAGAGACATAGCAAAAATGTTAGGAGCAggtaaatcaacagtttggtacattctgcaaaacaAAAAGAGCTTGGGAACTCTAAAAGGCCAGGACGTCCACGGAAGGCAGCAGTGGTAGAtgatcacagaatcctttccatgatGAAGAAAAAttccttcacaacatccacccaagtgacgAACACTTTCCAGGAAGTCAGTGTCTCAGTATCTAAGTCAACGaaaaaagagaagacttcatgaaagCAGATACAGAGGGTTCAGCACAagatgcaaaccattaatcagcctgaaAATAGAAAGGACAGATTATACTTtgcctaaaaaaaatctaaaaaagccgcccagttctggaaaagcaaaactaagatcaacctgtactaaaatgatgggaagaagaaagtctgGAGAAGGTTTGCAGCGGCTCCTGATCCTCCGCACATCACATCCTGTGTAACACATggtggaggtggtgtgatggtgcaGGCAACCATGGCTTCCAATGACACCGGGtcgctagtgtttattgatgatgtgactgaagacagaagcagccggatgaagCCTGTGTGTACAGCGCCGTACTTTCTGTTCAAATTCACCAAATCCAACAAGGTTAATTGGATGACGCTTCACAGTTCAGATGAACAATCACTCAAAACATCCTGcgaaagcaaaaagtggaatattctgcaatggccgagtccCCACCAGATCTCAGCCCAACGAGCCGCATTTCACAGGCTGAAGACAAAACTGAAGGCAGAAAgaatcacaaaaaaacaaaaactgaagtcACTGCAGTAAAGGTGGCCAAACCCCACACTGGAGGAAACCAgtgatggtgacgtccatggccttCAGATTTACTGTCACTGTTGCAAAGCCTCACAATGGAGGAGACCAGCaatggtgacgtccatggcctccagactgtcattgctgcaaagcctcacaccggaggagaccagcggtggtgacggccatggcctccagacttcagccatctcgtcattgctgcaaagcctcacaccggaggagaccagcggtggtgacggccatggcctccagacttcagccatcccgtcattgctgcaaagcctcacactggTTGAGACCAGCGGTGGTGATGTCCACGGCCTCCAGACTTCAGCCATCTTTGTTGCAAAGCCTCACACCAGAGGAAGCCAGCAATGGTGATGTCCAGGGCCTCCAAACTCCAGCCATcccatcattgctgcaaagcctcacaccggagaccagcgatggtgatggccatggcctccagacttcagggcgTCATTGCTGCAAAGGGTTTTCTACAAAGGATCAATAATGAACATTTTAGTgcatggtaaagttaatttgtccaattacttttgagccctgaAATGAGGagactttgtagaaaaatggttgtagTTCTAAACGTtccacaggatatttttgttcaaccccttgcCCTTCGCTGTCTTTTATTGGAGTTTAGTAGATTTTATCCAGTGAAGACATTTCTTCCAATTCTGCCGATTGTATGACACAAAAGACGGCTCTTCCATAAAAATGGACATTTGGCGCGTCCCAGTACGGTACTGGGATACTGTGGTGCCATCTGGTGACGGATAGTAGTAACCGCATGGCAAAACTTTAGTGTCATCTCCACCCTTTATCTGCATGGAGACATAGATAAAGCAATAGGGTCACAGGTCGCAGTGCAACATTATAGGGAATGATGCTGCCACGATCCCGACGTGGCGCGACTCGTCGCCGTGCAGCTCCTGGGTAAATCGTGCCGCAGACGGCGCTGCCCAATATGAAGGCATCCAGTGAAAACGAGATCTCTGCAGTGAAGGACTCGATATTAGGAAGGAAGCCAATGTGCCACAGATGGCGACGCGCGTCAGGGAATCCGGCAGGGGATCGTCACGATGTAAACCCTGTAAAAGGCAGcgctcactgacagcaagcagagatcttaaataGGGTGAGGAATGAAGACAGAGCATTTCTGCAGATCGGGATTAACCCCTTCTGGACATCAGCCATAGTGTAAAGAGCAGCAGCCTCAGGAGCCGCGACATTGAGCCGTGAGCGCCAGAAAAACACAATTATATGGAAAATCAAAAGTACAAATCATCCTGGAAAAACCGAGCCCCGTAAGATGGCTGCGTCTGCGGACAAATGCAAAACTGCGGCTGACGGAAGGAGGAaacctcaaaaatgggaaaaagacGCGGCGGGAAGAGGAGAAACCAGAGCCACATCACGGCGCAGAGGTCACCGGTCCCTTCAGACCGTACAGCGGCCAGTATGCGACAACCTGGTGTCTAAAATCCTTGTCAGTGCAGCAGATTATGGGGAAGGAGGGACCTGGTCCTGGTTATAAATTACATACAAGAAATGCTCAATAACCAGGACAAAAAAAGTCAAGAACTACAAGTCTCAGGAGCTCTGCTGGCCATgcaggtcatgtgaccatgaccacctgatgctgaaCTTCATTGACGATGAATGTTACATCGAGACCGCCCCGATCTGACACAGATCACAGGACACATTGGTTCCGGGGGATGTTTGTTCCGAACAGGCTCTGACTTTAGTCTTCCGATGAGTTCTATTGGTCGCAGGGTGACGTGAGGGCGGAGCTTGGGAGGATTCTGGGCAGACATTGGCTAGAGTGGAAGCAGCCGGTGGTGAACTGACCAATAGTAACAAAGCATGCGATGTGCTGACAGTGTGGAGGCTGCAGTCAGTGTGTGACAGCGGAGAACAGCACGGAGGAGCGGAGAGCAGAGGAGGTAGGAGATGGCGGCAGCGGGGGCTACACTGGCGGTATAGGGAGGGTGGTGCTGTCAGTGGTAATTGTTACACTGGCATTATAGTGGTAGATTAACGCTGTATAAGACCGCACGGTGTGAACAGACGCTGCTACTGACCGCCGCTGTACTACTGACACTCCGGCATGGTGTGTTACTAGTTATTCCCTTTGGGGGTCTCAGGCACTGCCTCCCACACACACTGGCCCCCCACACGTCAACCGACCCACATGCCAGACTCCCCTTCGTCCAGCCCTCCACATGCTATCCACTCTCCACCCCACACACCGGACCCCCACATGACGGACACCCCcacgcacacacgcacgcacgcacacacacacgcacgcgccTCAACATGCCggacaccaccacacacacaccggCCCCCAACATGGcggacccccccacacacacacacacactggctctCCCCACATGACggacccccccacacacatacactgGCCCTCCCCACATgccggacccccccccccccccccccccccacacacacacacacacacacacacactggccctCCCCACATGCCggacacccccacacacacaccggcCCCCCACACGGCGGACACCCCCACACGCCAGACGACCCCCCCCACACACCGGCCCCCCCCACATGCCGGACACCACACACACATTGCGGTGTGCTGTATCGGGAGGGCGGCCTGTGATGTATCGGGGGGGCGGCCCGCTCCACAGTGTGATGTATCGGGGGGGCGGCCCGCTCCACAGTGTGATGTATCGGGGGGGCGGCCCGTGCCCAGGTGTGATGTATCGGGAGGGCGGCCCGCTCCACGGTGTGATGTATCGGGAGGGCGGCCGTGCCCAGGTGTGATGTATCGGGAGGGCGGCCCGCTCCACGGTGTGATGTATCGGGGGGGCGGCCCGTGCCGCGGTGTGATGTATCGGGAGGGCGGCCCGTGCCCAGGTGTGATGTATCGGGAGAGCGGCCCGTGCCCAGGTGTGATGTATCGGGAGAGCGGCCCGCTCCACGGTGTGATGTATCGGGGGGGGGCGGCCCGTGCCGCGGTGTGATGTATCGGGAGGGCGGCCCGTGCCCAGGTGTGATGTATCGGGAGGGCGGCCCGTGCCCAGGTGTGATGTATCGGGAGGGCGGCCCGTGCCCAGGTGTGATGTATCGGGAGGGCGGCCCGTGCCCAGGTGTGATGTATCGGGAGGGCGGCCCGTGCCCAGGTGTGATGTATCGGGAGGGCGGCCCGTGCCCAGGTGTGATGTATCGGGAGGGCGGCCCGTGCCGCGGGTCCTTGGTGATGGCGGCAGCGGGGCTGTATGTCACAGTGCACACACATGTATCGGACTTTCTCACCGTTATTTCACCTTTTCAGCGCACACAGTTCTGACGATGAAGAAGGTGACCTGCACGGCTCCCGTTAACATCGCCGTCATCAAATACTGTGAGTGGCTGCACGTGGGAAGATGGGAGACGTTTACAGAAAGCATCAAAGGGGATTCACCGAGCCCAAACCTCCGGCCCCACGAGACCGGCAGCTCTCTGCTCCTACTGCCGACGGGGCGACCGCAGGTCCTGCACAGCCGAGCGTCGGGGGGCCGCTgtgctgagaagacgccagaggggGGCGCAGCGCCGGGAAAAATCTCACATTCATCTAATTGTCTCTATTCATAGGGGGGAAGAGGAACGAGGAACTGATTCTCCCAATTAACTCCTCCCTCAGTGTCACGCTGCACCAGGACCAGGTGGGTGATGTCTGCTGCTACATACAGGAGACGTCCAAAAAGTGACGTAAATGTAggagactgggggctgcagggagaCCACCGATATATTCTGCAGTGCTGACTGTGAATGCAGAGTCTGTGAGGGTCGGAGAACTCCCCCCGATAATCAGCAGAACTTCCCACACTGCCAGTATTAACGTGACAGGAGGGAATTAGCATTACATGTACTGGGGACAACATGGCTCCAGCTGGGGCCGCTCCTCCCAAACTGCAGCTGAAAAATCCATCTCCTCATCCACTCATTATATGATTTGTTATTCACAGTTAAAAACCACAACCACAGTGTGTGCAAGTCGGGAATTCACCGAGGACCGGATCTGGCTGAATGGCAAAGAGGAGAATATTAGTCACCCGAGGCTCCAGTCCTGCTTACGTGAGAGTAAGTGACAGAATGCATGAAAATGTATATAACCTTCACATAtagtatattactgatcctgagttacattgagtattatactccagagctgcactcactgttctgctggtgcaatcactgtgtacatacattacattactgatcctgagttacatcctgtattatactccagagctgcactcactattctgctggtgcagtcactgtgtacatacattacattactgatcctgagttacatcctgtattataccccagagctgcactcactattctgctggtgcagtcactgtgtacatacattacattgctgatcctgagttacatcctgtattataccccagagctgcactcactattctgctgtgttATTGGACATAGTATACAGACCCCTGACAGTTTAGTCTCTTACAGACGCTGGAGCTCAGATTCTCCTCTTTTCTGGTCTGTACACCGGACACTGCAGTCATCTGATAAAGTATCTGCATTGCGGAGCTCGGCTGAGGCGAGTGATGTCTCACCATCTTGCTGACTGTTTCCGGTAACCCCTAACAGAGCTGTATTTGCTGTTTGGGGAGTCGCACAGGTGGAGGTTCAGTACAAGATCCATTACACAATGTCAGATGAACACTACTCACCCATCATTTACACCACTCATCTCGCCATTAAGGACCTGTGTGACCACCAGTGAATATTTCCAGTATATCCACCGTTATTTGTTTTCTTTCCGATTCGCTGCAGTCCGCCGTTtggccagaaagaggagaagcagcGGAGAGGACGGCGTCTCCAGGGTCCTGAATTACAAGGTCCACATCTGCTCAGCCAACAACTTCCCGACGGCGGCCGGGCTGGCGTCTTCTGCGGCCGGATATGCCTGTCTGGGTAAGTAATGGCTTCACTGCAGGCTATCACCAGGGTGCCGCTGTGCTGTCACTATACATGTGAGCAGAGCCCGCCGTGCAGGAAGAGGCTGATGATATGCACGCTCCCCTCATCCCCCCCCCACCGCTAACAACAAGCCCACCGTGCAGGAAGAGGCTGATGATATGCACGCTCCCCTCGTCCCCCCCCCGCTAGCAACAAGCCCACCGTGCAGGAAGAGGCTGATGATATGCACGCTcccctcatccccccccccccaccgctagCAACAAGCCGACCGTGCAGGAAGGGTCTGATGATATGCACACTCCCCTCGTCCCCCCCCACCGCTAGGTACAAGCCCACCGTGCAGGAAGCGTCTGATGCTATGCATGCTCCCCTCATCCCCCACTGGCAATAAGCCCACCGTGCAGGAAGAGGCTGATTATATGCACGCTCCCCTCATCCCCCGCTAGCAATAAGCCCACTGTGCAGGAAGAGTCTGATATGCCGCTCCCCTCATCCCCCGCTAGCAAcaagcccaccatgcaggaagcgtCTGATATGCAcgctcccatcatcccctgctagcAATAAGCCCACCGTGCAGGAAGCATCTGATGATATGCACGCTCCCCTCACCACCAGCAatgagtccaccgtgcaggaagcgTCTGATAGGCACGCTCCCCTCATTCGCAATTACCCCCGCTAGCAATAAGCCAACCGTGCAGGAAGCATCTGGTAAGCACGCTCCCCTCATTCGCaatccccccgccccccccccccccgcccgttAGCAATAAGCCCACCGTGCAGGAATCGTCTGATATGCACGCTCCCCTCACCACCAGCAATAAGCCCACCGTGCAGGAATCGTCTGATGATATGCACGCTCCCCTCACCACCAGCAATAAGCCCACTGTGCAGGAATCGTCTGATATGCACGCTCCCCTCATCTCCCGCTAGCActgagtccaccgtgcaggaatcgtCTGATATGCACGCTCCCCTCATCCCCCGCTAGCAATAAGCCCACCGTGCAGGAAGCATCTGATGATATACACGCTCCCCTCACCACCAGCAATGAGTCCACCTTGCAGGAAGCGTCtgatatgcatgcccccctcattcgCAATCGCCCCCCCCGCTGGCAatgagtccaccgtgcaggaagcgTCAGTTATGCACGCTCCCCTCATTCGCAATCCCCCCCCCGCTAGCAATATAGCAATAAGCTCACCGTGCAGGAATCGTCTGATGATATGCACGCTCCCCTCATCGACCGCTAGCAgtgagtccaccgtgcaggaatcgtTTGATGATATGCACGCTCTCCTTGTTCCCCAGCAATGAGTCCATGGTGCAGGCATTATCCATGATGCATATATGTAAATACACAAAAACATCTGCCCCAATACATATCTGTGACCGACTGGTGAAATCAGTTTGTCTGGCTGCTGTCCGGGGCCCTCACTGATTTcacggattccctttaaagggaatctatcagcaggtttttactgtgtaatctgagagtagcagagactctgattccagtgatgtcacttactgggttgtgaGTAATcagtagattatcactacaggactagatgtctcgTGTCCCTAGTCCAACCCAGCCCCCAGTACTTATTAgccgctttctgcctatgcacagtgtacacagaaatctgtcaatcagtggtgtgtgtgaggttatacagagctcagcattcagagcattgctagatctgcagcagagaaaacagtgactctatcacaactgctgcttcCAGTGAAGTAaatgacatattgctggaatcagggtctctgccctgacATCGTGCTGCTGTCACATTACAtgacaaaaacttgctgacagattccctttaacattgtaAACGTTTTGCACATTGCCATTTCTccattcacatccagagctgcggtcCATGTCCTGCTGGTGACACGTGGAGGCATACGATGATTGTTATTTTCTTTCTATAATCATGGTTGCTTGATTCCTCAGTGTACTCGCTGGCCAAGCTGTACGGTGTGGACGGTGAGCTGTCGGAGATTGCCAGGCAGGGTTCTGGCAGCGCCTGCAGGAGCATGTATGGGGGATTTGTCCAATGGGTCATGGGTGAGAGAGAAGACGGAAAGGACAGCCTGGCCCAGCTGGTGGAAGCGGAGACTCATTGGCCGGAGCTGCGGATTCTGATCATGGTGGTACGTCCGAGGGCAGTAAGGGGTCATCACAGTGATGGCGTATCGCCAGGGTGGGCCGCCATTGTATGACCTGGCCTCTGGGACCTCCAGTGGCCCTGAGCATAAAGGGGTCGCAGTGCTAGGAGAGCAATGAGCTGACGATTGTCCCTGATTACCGACGTTCCCGGCAATGTGCCGTCACCTTATAAACCGCTCTGCCCTGATGGTGCCCAGGATGGCAGTAAACGCTGTGCACCTACTATTTCAGgccagcgctgagaagaagcacgttGGCAGCACAGCGGGCATGCAGACGAGTGTAGAGACAAGTCCCCTGCTGAAGGTAAGTAAGATTTACGTGCAAAATGTCCAgcaccacctgaagggttaacagcgTAAGCAGGTGTATATACGGGCACTAGGTAAGCCCACGGCAACCCTTACCCACATGGATTCCACTATTGCCGCACGTGTAATATACTCTGCCGCATGCCCTATGTctccaaattattttttttc is a window of Ranitomeya variabilis isolate aRanVar5 chromosome 2, aRanVar5.hap1, whole genome shotgun sequence DNA encoding:
- the MVD gene encoding diphosphomevalonate decarboxylase isoform X2, which translates into the protein MKKVTCTAPVNIAVIKYWGKRNEELILPINSSLSVTLHQDQLKTTTTVCASREFTEDRIWLNGKEENISHPRLQSCLREIRRLARKRRSSGEDGVSRVLNYKVHICSANNFPTAAGLASSAAGYACLVYSLAKLYGVDGELSEIARQGSGSACRSMYGGFVQWVMGEREDGKDSLAQLVEAETHWPELRILIMVASAEKKHVGSTAGMQTSVETSPLLKFRAESVVPGRMVEMIDAIKKKDFEAFGQLTMKDSNQFHATCLDTHPPIFYLNQVSQNIIGLVHRYNAHYGQTKVAYSFDAGPNAVIFTLEPTVNEFVEVVKRSFPPESNGDPYLKGLSVAPAHLSQELLSAVETDVSPGAVRYVIVTQPGPGPTESQDLSLDLLGSDGLPKSSV
- the MVD gene encoding diphosphomevalonate decarboxylase isoform X1, which encodes MGDVYRKHQRGFTEPKPPAPRDRQLSAPTADGATAGGKRNEELILPINSSLSVTLHQDQLKTTTTVCASREFTEDRIWLNGKEENISHPRLQSCLREIRRLARKRRSSGEDGVSRVLNYKVHICSANNFPTAAGLASSAAGYACLVYSLAKLYGVDGELSEIARQGSGSACRSMYGGFVQWVMGEREDGKDSLAQLVEAETHWPELRILIMVASAEKKHVGSTAGMQTSVETSPLLKFRAESVVPGRMVEMIDAIKKKDFEAFGQLTMKDSNQFHATCLDTHPPIFYLNQVSQNIIGLVHRYNAHYGQTKVAYSFDAGPNAVIFTLEPTVNEFVEVVKRSFPPESNGDPYLKGLSVAPAHLSQELLSAVETDVSPGAVRYVIVTQPGPGPTESQDLSLDLLGSDGLPKSSV